One window from the genome of Moraxella nasibovis encodes:
- a CDS encoding DUF4391 domain-containing protein has translation MTLSALYEWMIEQLLISTSGLSGKQLSSSDPKTNWTIDDKIQHAQKIAQLTKEIQTLQHKIYKEKQFNKQVKMNLVLQKLRQALDNLTRTL, from the coding sequence TTGACTTTGTCCGCCTTGTATGAATGGATGATTGAGCAATTATTGATAAGTACGTCTGGACTGTCTGGTAAGCAGCTGTCGTCAAGCGACCCAAAGACAAATTGGACGATTGATGATAAAATACAGCACGCCCAAAAAATCGCCCAACTCACCAAAGAAATTCAAACTTTGCAACATAAAATTTATAAAGAAAAGCAGTTTAACAAACAAGTAAAGATGAATTTGGTGCTGCAAAAATTAAGGCAAGCACTGGACAACCTAACGAGAACGCTATGA